Below is a window of Veillonella rodentium DNA.
ATTTTTCTCCTTATGTTAGAGCTTTATCTGAATACGTATTAACTTTGATTAAAGGCATTAAGTTTCCTCGTAAATTTAAGACTGCGTTTTCTAATGGTTTAGAAAATTCAGCACATGTAACGTTTAAGGATTTCGGCGTACTTGCTCATCCTGAAGAGAAAACATTTTCCGTCTATGTGGCAGGCGGACTTGGACCTAATCCTAAAATGGGGGTCCTTGTGGGTGATCATATTCAACCGGAAGAGATATTGTATTATGTGAAAACCTTAGCATTGATTTTTTCTGAACATGGTAATTATAAGAATCGCAGTAAAGCACGGGTTCGGTATTTACAAGATATATTAGGTGGGCCTGAAGCCTTACAAGATACATTCAGGAAGTACTTGGCAAATGTTAAAGATACAGAAGCTTTGACCATTAATCCATCTGAATTTATGTCCTCCATAGTAAAACGCGGTAAGATTGACTCAACATTACAAAATCCACGTGTAGGCGAACAAAAACAAGAAGGCTTATATTATGTCAGCTGGCATCCATTTGGAGGAAATCCGTCAAAAGAGCAACTTCTGAAAGTTCTTGAGTATGTGGGCAGTCTTGATGATGAGGTTCAAATACGATTGAGTTCAGAAGAATCATTATACATTGTGAATTTAACCGCTGATGAAGCACGTCAGGCCTTGGCGATTACAGAAGAGGGAGGGATTAATGACTTTTATAAATCCGTTTCCTGCATTGGAGCTACCATTTGTCAAGTAGGCTTGCAAGATTCATCCGGATTGCTTATTCAAATTTTTGATGCGGTTCGCAATGCGACCCATGTGAATAGTGACTTGTTGCCAAAATTCCATATTTCGGGATGTCCATCATCTTGTGGTACTCATCAAATTGGTACAATTGGTTTCCATGGGGCTATGAAGGTGGTGGATAAGGTACCTACACCGGCATTCAGAGTGTTCCGAGGGGGGAATGAAACGTTAGGACATGAACATTTTGCGGAACAGATTGGAACGATTATAAGCACCGAGATTCCTTCGTTTTTTGTGGAACTTGGTGAAATTTTGACAAGTGTAAATCTATCCTTTGCGGACTGGATTTCAAATCACACCGCAGACTTTGATGCATTAGTTGTAAAGTATGAGTAAGTATATGTGTCTGTAAATTAAATAAATGGGCTATCAGATGGTTATACACATTAAGATGGTTATACACATTAGTATTTTTAGAATCTTTATAGTTGTTAGAAAGGGTGGAGCAATATGGGCACAGACAATAACATTTATTCCATAATTTTTATACTGGTAGGATACATAGTAATTGGTTGTGTGTATATATGGCAACGCCAATTACAACCTGATTTTATTTTTACTGATGTGATTACGCCTTCGGCCGTTTTACAAACCGTGCTTAGCATAGGTATTCTATTAAGTTAGTTCGAGGTGCTCATGAAGTATATTTTTGTTGTCATATGCTTACTTGTGTTAGCGGTCTACGGCGGTTGTGGCAGAGAAAGTAAAGTGGATGGCAGCCACGTCAGATTAACTAATGTTTCTTATGATACAACACGTGAGTTTTATGAGCGATACAATCAACTTTTTCATGACACATATATGGCTAAAACTGGATATGACGTGAATATTTCCCAGTCTCATGGCGGATCAAGCGGGCAGGCTCGATCCGTAATGGAAGGAAATAATGCAGATGTGGTTACACTTGGTTCCGAGCAAGATATCAATTTATTAGCTAAAGTTCATTTGATACAAGATGACTGGATTGATGCATTTCCTAATCATTCTGCACCTTATACCTCGACTATTGTTATGTTAGTAAGAAAAGGAAATCCGTTGGGTATACAGGACTGGAACGATTTAATAAAAACCGATGTTCATGTCATAGCTCCTGATCCTAAAAGCAGTAGCGGCGCTTGTTGGATTTTTCTTGCCGCATGGTATTACGGGTCGCAATATTATGGAGATGATACAGGGGCTAAAGAGTTTGTACACAAGTTATACCGTAATGTGACTATTCTTGATTCAGGGGCGCGCAGTTCGACTACGACATTTGTAGAAAATGGTCAAGGTGATGTTCTTCTGTTATGGGAAAATGAAGCGTTTCATTTACTAAATCAGTATCCTGATACCTATGAAATGATTACACCCTCCGTCAGTATTCAGGCGGAGCCAAGTGTAGCGGTTGTAACGGGGGTGACAGATAGAAATGGGACGACTACATTTGCCAAGGATTATATATCATTCTTATATGATGAACAATCTCAACGATTATTAGCCGACTATGGGTTTAGACCATCTAATAAACGAGTGATGGCTGACTATACTGATCGATTTAATACACAGATGAAATTAACTACAATACGCAATTTTGGTGGCTGGCCTGCAGTGTATGAACGGTTCTTCAAAGATGGAGGTGTATTTGATGAAATTTATGGCACCTAAGGGAAATACACCTATTCCTGGTTTTGGAATGACCTTGGGTATCACAATCTCTATGATTTCATTATTAATTTTGATTCCTCTGGCCTCCATTGTCTGGTTCGCAACTACTATACCCGTTGATAAATGGTGGCGGCTTATCAGTGCACCGAATGTACTGTATGCATTTGCCACCAGTCTTGGAACATCATGTATCGCGGCTATCATTAATGTTATTTTTGGTGTTTTAATTGCATGGGTACTTGTACGTTATGACTTTCCCGGTAAGACTATCGTCAATGGGCTGATTGAAATACCGTTTGCGCTACCTACAGCGGTCGCAGGTATCACATTATCCAAACTGTACTCGTCTCAGGGGGCTGTGGGCAGTTTGTTTCAGCAATGGGGGATTCAGATCTCATATAGCCATATCGGAATCATCATAGCCCTCATATTTGTAGGCATTCCTTTTGTTGTAAGAACGGTGCAACCCGTATTGGAACAATTTGATATAACTTATGAAGAAGCAGCTTATGTGTTAGGTGCATCCAAGTGGACCTTATATCGGCGTATCATATTGCCTGAATTGAAACCTGCCATTTTAACTGGATTTGGCTTAGCTTTTGCGCGAGGTATTGGTGAGTATGGGAGTGTTATTTATATTTCTGGAAATAGTGTAAAAGAACATACGCAAGTTGTATCGTATGTGATTATGCAAAAGCTTAACTATGCTGATTATACAAGCGCCACAGCAGTAGCTGTTGTTTTATTACTTATTTCATTCCTTATTATGTTTGCCATTAATTCTATACATATTGTGCAAGCAAGACGTGTAAGGGGGGCATAAGATGAAATATCGATCTGTCGGTGAAGTGCTGACGATAGTGGTTGTCATATTATTTATTATATGTATGCTTGTTATTCCTTTAATTAGTGTATTGGCTAATGGCTTTTCCAAGGGCGTAGATTTTTATATAGCGGCCGTATCGACAAATTATGTTATTTCTGCGATTGGTCTTACACTCGGTACAATGATAGTTACGGTATTTGTTACAGGTGTATTTGGTTTAGCCGCTGCTTATTGTATTGGTAAGTTCGAGTTTCCGGGAAAATCTTTTTTGATAACTCTTATTGATGTTCCGTTTTCAGTATCTCCGGTTATTGCAGGGCTTGCATTTATTATGACTTTTGGCCGTATGAGTTGGTTGCATCCATATATTGAAAGTATCAATTCTTATTTTAATCTTGACATTCGTGTTGTATTTGCTGTTCCCGGTGTGATACTGGCAACCATTTTTGTAACCTTTCCTTTTATTTATCGAGAAGTCATTCCTGTTTTATTTACACAAGGAAAAGAAGAGGAAGAGGCGGCTGCTTTAATGGGAGCATCAGGGTGGACTATTTTCTGGCGAATTACATTCCCGACTGTTAAATGGCCTTTTTTATATGGCGTAATTCTCTGTAGTGCACGTGCATTGGGAGAGTTCGGTGCGGTAGCGGCACTGTCCAAGGCGAGAGGTGAAACATTTACGTTGCCTTTAGAAATTGATGCCTTATATATGTCCGGGTCAGAAAATGGCGTAGTATCCGCTTTTGCGGTTTCTTCCGTTTTAGTTGGTATGGCGTTACTTATGCTTCTTATTCGCAGTATTGTAGAAAAGAAAGGACAATCCTAATGTATGTGGAATTGTGTAATGTTAATAAATATTATGATACATACCATGCATCAAAAGATATAAATATAGGTATTGAACAAGGTGATGTCCTCGCATTGCTCGGTCCCAGTGGCAGTGGTAAAACCACTATACTTCGCATGATTGCCGGTTTAGAAACGCCGGATTCTGGAGATATTAAGATTAATAATACCATCGTGAATACGATAGCACCTCGTGACCGGGGAATTGGTTTTCTATTTCAAAACTATGCTTTATTTCGCTACATGACAGTCTTTGAAAATATTGCATTTGGCCTTGAGATGCAAGGACTTAGTAAACAGGATATAAAAAAACGTGTTACTGAGTTATTAGACCTCATTGGTCTCAGTGGTTTGGAAAAGCGACATCCCAGTGAATTGTCAGGGGGGCAAAAACAACGTGTTGCTTTTGCGCGAGCCTTAGCCCCAAGACCTAATGTTTTGCTGCTGGATGAACCGTTTGCGGCTATTGACGTTAAGGTGAAAGAAGAGTTACGGAGTTGGCTGAAGGAAACTATTAAAAAAGTGGGCATTACAACTATTTTTGTTACTCATGATCAAGAGGAAGCCGTTGAATTAGCTGATTATATAGTTGTAACCAATCAAGGACGTGTCGAGCAAATGGGGACCTCCCGTGATATTTATGGGGCGCCTCAAACGCCATTCGTGGCGCAGTTTATGGGAAAGTCAACAGAGGTGACATCATATCGGCAGCTGAAAGGCTTTGAAACATCTATCGCGGGCTCGTCTGCTATCATTAGGCCGGAATCGATTAAGATTTATAAAAAGGGCAGTTTAAAACAGTATATGAGCGCTGCCGAGCGAGGCGTCATAGAACGCATCTTGTTTAAGGGGAATCATATGGAATTATGGGTACGTATAGGCGATATTGTGACCTATAGTAATGCTGATTTAGATGGTATGGAATTCGAGGTCGGTGAAGCAGTTGATGTACTTATTTACCGTCTCTATATATTTGAACATAATATGACCCATGTTGTGGAAAACAGCAAAATGAGCACGGATAATCTGTATTATATTTAAGGTGGTGATGAAGCCCATGACGATAACGAAGACGCAAGTATTGCATACAGATGTGTTAATTATCGGTGGCGGTACGGCAGGCTGTTATAGTGCATTAACACTTAGAAGACATAGTTCGGCATCTATTATCATTGCTGAAAAAGCGCATATTAAACGGAGCGGATGTTTAGCTGCGGGGGTAAATGCTCTGAATGCGTATATTGTACAGGGGCGTACCATCGACGATTATGTGGATTATCAAGTGAAAGATGCTAATGGCATTGTACGTCAAGATTTAGCTCGCACCATGTGTGAAGGTTTGAATCGTATAACGGCGGATCTTGAAAAATTGGGTCTTGTCATACTCAAACACGATGATGGGTCTTATGTAGCAAGAGGTAATCGAAACATCAAGATTAACGGTGAAAATATTAAGCCTGTTTTAGCCGATGCGGTGCAACAGTTAGATGATGTTACTGTTATTAACCGGCTTGTTATTACCGATTATCTTGTAGGGGACAATACGATTAAAGGTGCTGT
It encodes the following:
- a CDS encoding nitrite/sulfite reductase, whose amino-acid sequence is MAISKELKEELIVDYPIFIENTRKFYNKEISVQDYKGLSGPFGSYAEKGADSGMSRWRFPGGVLDQDKIRFTANAIRRYDLKVPHFTTGQCIQFHNLDGETIIKLFAECHSHGIYNRGAGGDHPRNTAASPLLGLQKDEQWDFSPYVRALSEYVLTLIKGIKFPRKFKTAFSNGLENSAHVTFKDFGVLAHPEEKTFSVYVAGGLGPNPKMGVLVGDHIQPEEILYYVKTLALIFSEHGNYKNRSKARVRYLQDILGGPEALQDTFRKYLANVKDTEALTINPSEFMSSIVKRGKIDSTLQNPRVGEQKQEGLYYVSWHPFGGNPSKEQLLKVLEYVGSLDDEVQIRLSSEESLYIVNLTADEARQALAITEEGGINDFYKSVSCIGATICQVGLQDSSGLLIQIFDAVRNATHVNSDLLPKFHISGCPSSCGTHQIGTIGFHGAMKVVDKVPTPAFRVFRGGNETLGHEHFAEQIGTIISTEIPSFFVELGEILTSVNLSFADWISNHTADFDALVVKYE
- a CDS encoding sulfate ABC transporter substrate-binding protein, which produces MKYIFVVICLLVLAVYGGCGRESKVDGSHVRLTNVSYDTTREFYERYNQLFHDTYMAKTGYDVNISQSHGGSSGQARSVMEGNNADVVTLGSEQDINLLAKVHLIQDDWIDAFPNHSAPYTSTIVMLVRKGNPLGIQDWNDLIKTDVHVIAPDPKSSSGACWIFLAAWYYGSQYYGDDTGAKEFVHKLYRNVTILDSGARSSTTTFVENGQGDVLLLWENEAFHLLNQYPDTYEMITPSVSIQAEPSVAVVTGVTDRNGTTTFAKDYISFLYDEQSQRLLADYGFRPSNKRVMADYTDRFNTQMKLTTIRNFGGWPAVYERFFKDGGVFDEIYGT
- the cysT gene encoding sulfate ABC transporter permease subunit CysT, whose protein sequence is MKFMAPKGNTPIPGFGMTLGITISMISLLILIPLASIVWFATTIPVDKWWRLISAPNVLYAFATSLGTSCIAAIINVIFGVLIAWVLVRYDFPGKTIVNGLIEIPFALPTAVAGITLSKLYSSQGAVGSLFQQWGIQISYSHIGIIIALIFVGIPFVVRTVQPVLEQFDITYEEAAYVLGASKWTLYRRIILPELKPAILTGFGLAFARGIGEYGSVIYISGNSVKEHTQVVSYVIMQKLNYADYTSATAVAVVLLLISFLIMFAINSIHIVQARRVRGA
- a CDS encoding sulfate ABC transporter permease, encoding MKYRSVGEVLTIVVVILFIICMLVIPLISVLANGFSKGVDFYIAAVSTNYVISAIGLTLGTMIVTVFVTGVFGLAAAYCIGKFEFPGKSFLITLIDVPFSVSPVIAGLAFIMTFGRMSWLHPYIESINSYFNLDIRVVFAVPGVILATIFVTFPFIYREVIPVLFTQGKEEEEAAALMGASGWTIFWRITFPTVKWPFLYGVILCSARALGEFGAVAALSKARGETFTLPLEIDALYMSGSENGVVSAFAVSSVLVGMALLMLLIRSIVEKKGQS
- a CDS encoding sulfate/molybdate ABC transporter ATP-binding protein, which gives rise to MYVELCNVNKYYDTYHASKDINIGIEQGDVLALLGPSGSGKTTILRMIAGLETPDSGDIKINNTIVNTIAPRDRGIGFLFQNYALFRYMTVFENIAFGLEMQGLSKQDIKKRVTELLDLIGLSGLEKRHPSELSGGQKQRVAFARALAPRPNVLLLDEPFAAIDVKVKEELRSWLKETIKKVGITTIFVTHDQEEAVELADYIVVTNQGRVEQMGTSRDIYGAPQTPFVAQFMGKSTEVTSYRQLKGFETSIAGSSAIIRPESIKIYKKGSLKQYMSAAERGVIERILFKGNHMELWVRIGDIVTYSNADLDGMEFEVGEAVDVLIYRLYIFEHNMTHVVENSKMSTDNLYYI